The Exiguobacterium aurantiacum DSM 6208 genome includes a window with the following:
- the smc gene encoding chromosome segregation protein SMC, with amino-acid sequence MHLKRIELAGFKSFAKRIELDFRPGVTAVVGPNGSGKSNISDAVRWVLGEQSAKSLRGAKMEDVIFAGSEGENHRNVAEVTLVLDNTDAHLRLPYEEVSVTRRVSRSGDSDYFMNKKPCRLKDVIDLFMDTGLSRDAFAIIGQGRVEQVISGKPEDRRAVIEEAAGVLKYRQRKKQAERKLQDTELNLSRVDDILYELADRVEPLREQAALAREYQVAKARHDELETGILGAEIAELGENLAASRTGLETATGEKARQNTVLEAIVGERTELETTLVNKREELEALHQQERTQATELERLVGEINLAKAREEHGAETKERLERQQEESSGELEQLDARLQAARTDLASKRAALETVESARSELDKKLEAASRDFDAEIDSLQSEAFELATTRATLTNQQKREERDIEQAKEATERLLRENKDRLDVRSEQTEALDSERARLDASRATWQQLLEREDELTAEAATLRDKLTRAEQSYHDLDRRRQKTEDRIDMLERMKQSYEGYFHAVKFVLKDRGPGVLGAVAELIQVLPTYEAAIETALGQTQQHIVVTDESVGRREIDKLRRASAGRATFVPMTTVKERFVPSEVVHRLEAMDGFIGVASDLVSTEATYEKLKRSLLGAVIVAKTLEVANRIAQTTGYRYRIVTLDGDIVNVGGSMTGGSRKQGVALFTQSRELDDLKQGLTQGLAMLHEQQLRVTEYTEALGRLETELQTLRAEKRNNETALREREAAYRELERVSQDAKAQLELFDHEMNRYTKTIESSTAELARLAEEIATTSTKEKALRKELESLRVEQARGAETTDELRETLRQNELDRQRHTLEVERVEAEAERLEDERLKLVTRLGQIEAELGRLASGKVISSAELRVSHEAATMQMETLKRQLDKETIGLKAQEESHRILRQREQQASDLLRRLDAEVRKAETMLNELELKRQWKLDALEERGLVFELLPALDLPLDEAREEFKLLVRQIEEIGPVNVNAIEEFDIVNERFTFLSEQRDDLVSAKEDLYEIISEMDREVTRLFNETYTSVRNHFKQTFKELFGGGEADLKLTDDGDLLNTGIDIVAKPPGKKLQTLSLLSGGERALTAIALLFAILKTRPVPFCVLDEVEAALDEANVHRFGEYVRTLSIDTQFVIITHRKGTMEAADMLYGVTMQQNGVSEVLSVELAEAKRVVETEQEMEELT; translated from the coding sequence ATGCACTTAAAACGAATCGAACTCGCTGGCTTTAAATCGTTTGCCAAGCGGATTGAACTAGATTTCCGCCCCGGTGTCACCGCCGTGGTTGGGCCGAACGGTAGCGGAAAATCAAATATATCGGATGCGGTGCGCTGGGTGCTCGGTGAGCAGTCGGCCAAATCGCTCCGAGGCGCCAAAATGGAAGATGTCATCTTTGCCGGCAGTGAAGGCGAGAACCATCGGAACGTAGCCGAAGTGACGCTCGTCCTCGATAACACGGATGCGCATTTACGGCTGCCGTATGAAGAAGTGAGCGTGACCCGACGCGTGTCACGCAGCGGCGATAGCGACTATTTCATGAACAAAAAACCATGCCGGTTAAAAGATGTTATCGATTTGTTCATGGATACGGGTCTGTCCCGCGACGCGTTCGCGATTATCGGACAAGGCCGCGTCGAACAAGTCATCTCCGGGAAACCGGAAGATCGCCGTGCTGTCATCGAAGAAGCGGCAGGCGTCTTGAAGTATCGGCAACGTAAAAAGCAAGCCGAACGCAAGCTCCAAGATACAGAATTGAACTTATCCCGAGTCGACGACATTTTGTATGAGCTGGCCGACCGGGTCGAACCGCTCCGTGAGCAAGCTGCGCTCGCACGAGAGTACCAAGTCGCGAAAGCCCGTCACGATGAGCTCGAGACGGGCATACTCGGAGCCGAGATTGCCGAGCTCGGTGAAAACTTGGCCGCTAGCCGCACCGGGCTCGAGACGGCGACGGGCGAAAAGGCGAGACAAAACACCGTGCTCGAGGCGATCGTCGGCGAACGGACCGAGCTCGAGACGACGCTCGTAAACAAACGGGAAGAGCTCGAGGCGCTCCATCAACAAGAGCGGACGCAAGCGACCGAGCTCGAACGGCTCGTCGGTGAGATCAATTTGGCGAAAGCTCGTGAAGAACACGGTGCCGAGACGAAGGAACGTCTCGAACGGCAACAAGAAGAGTCGTCAGGCGAACTGGAGCAGTTAGATGCTCGGCTCCAGGCGGCACGGACTGACTTGGCATCAAAACGTGCGGCGCTCGAAACGGTCGAGTCGGCGCGAAGCGAACTCGACAAAAAGCTCGAGGCCGCATCGCGTGATTTCGACGCGGAAATCGACTCGCTCCAGAGCGAGGCGTTCGAGCTCGCGACGACGCGTGCGACGCTCACGAATCAACAGAAGCGCGAAGAGCGGGATATCGAACAGGCAAAAGAAGCGACGGAACGGTTGTTGCGGGAAAACAAAGATCGTCTGGACGTCCGGTCGGAGCAGACGGAAGCGCTCGACAGCGAACGAGCACGCCTCGACGCGTCACGTGCCACGTGGCAGCAACTGCTCGAGCGTGAAGACGAGTTGACGGCCGAGGCGGCAACGCTGCGTGACAAATTGACGCGGGCGGAACAGTCGTATCATGACCTTGACCGGCGCCGCCAAAAGACCGAAGACCGGATCGACATGCTTGAACGGATGAAACAATCGTATGAGGGATACTTCCATGCGGTCAAATTCGTCTTGAAAGACCGCGGTCCCGGTGTGCTCGGTGCCGTGGCGGAACTGATCCAGGTGCTCCCGACATACGAGGCCGCCATCGAGACGGCGCTCGGTCAGACGCAACAACATATCGTCGTCACAGATGAGTCGGTCGGGCGCCGCGAGATCGACAAGCTGCGGAGGGCGAGTGCCGGCCGGGCGACGTTCGTTCCGATGACGACCGTCAAGGAGCGTTTCGTCCCGTCTGAAGTCGTCCATCGGCTTGAAGCGATGGACGGGTTCATCGGGGTCGCATCCGACCTCGTCTCGACGGAAGCGACGTATGAAAAGTTGAAACGATCGCTTCTCGGGGCGGTCATCGTCGCCAAGACGCTTGAAGTCGCGAACCGGATCGCCCAGACGACCGGATATCGTTACCGGATCGTCACGTTAGACGGTGACATCGTCAACGTCGGCGGTTCGATGACCGGTGGGAGCCGGAAACAAGGGGTCGCCTTGTTCACCCAGTCACGTGAACTCGATGATTTGAAACAAGGTCTCACGCAAGGGCTCGCCATGCTTCACGAGCAACAGTTGCGCGTGACCGAGTATACGGAGGCACTCGGACGCCTGGAGACGGAACTGCAGACGTTGCGGGCGGAGAAACGAAACAACGAGACCGCTCTTCGAGAACGTGAGGCGGCGTATCGTGAACTTGAACGCGTCAGTCAAGACGCAAAGGCACAGCTAGAACTGTTTGACCACGAGATGAATCGTTATACGAAGACGATTGAGTCGTCGACAGCAGAACTCGCTCGTCTCGCCGAAGAAATCGCGACGACCTCGACGAAAGAGAAGGCGCTCCGGAAAGAACTCGAATCGCTTCGTGTCGAACAGGCAAGAGGTGCCGAAACGACCGATGAACTGCGTGAGACGCTGCGTCAAAACGAGCTCGACCGACAGCGGCACACGCTCGAAGTGGAACGGGTCGAGGCCGAAGCCGAGCGGCTAGAAGATGAACGTCTGAAACTCGTCACCCGGCTCGGGCAGATCGAGGCCGAGCTCGGCCGTCTCGCGAGCGGGAAAGTCATCTCATCGGCCGAATTGCGTGTCAGCCATGAGGCGGCCACGATGCAAATGGAGACGCTCAAACGACAGCTCGACAAGGAGACGATCGGACTGAAGGCGCAAGAAGAGTCGCATCGCATCCTTCGTCAACGGGAGCAACAGGCATCAGACCTATTGCGTCGCCTCGACGCGGAAGTACGGAAAGCCGAGACGATGCTGAATGAGCTCGAGTTGAAACGGCAGTGGAAGCTCGACGCGCTCGAGGAACGGGGACTCGTCTTTGAGCTCCTTCCGGCGCTCGATTTGCCGCTCGACGAAGCGCGCGAGGAGTTCAAGCTGCTCGTCCGTCAAATCGAGGAGATCGGGCCGGTGAACGTGAACGCGATTGAAGAGTTCGACATCGTCAACGAACGTTTCACGTTCTTATCGGAGCAACGCGATGACCTCGTGAGCGCCAAAGAAGACTTGTACGAGATCATCTCGGAGATGGACCGCGAAGTGACGCGCCTGTTCAATGAGACGTACACGTCGGTCCGGAACCACTTCAAACAGACGTTCAAAGAGCTGTTCGGTGGCGGTGAGGCCGATTTGAAATTGACTGACGATGGCGATCTTCTCAATACGGGAATCGATATCGTAGCGAAACCGCCAGGGAAGAAATTGCAGACGCTCAGCCTGTTGTCAGGCGGGGAGCGGGCACTGACGGCGATTGCCTTACTATTTGCCATCTTGAAGACGCGCCCGGTACCGTTTTGTGTCCTCGATGAAGTCGAGGCGGCACTCGACGAGGCGAACGTCCATCGCTTCGGCGAGTATGTGCGGACGCTGTCGATCGACACCCAGTTCGTCATCATCACCCACCGCAAAGGGACGATGGAGGCGGCTGACATGCTGTACGGTGTGACGATGCAACAAAACGGGGTCTCCGAGGTGCTTTCGGTCGAGTTGGCCGAAGCGAAGCGCGTCGTCGAGACGGAACAAGAGATGGAGGAATTGACTTGA
- a CDS encoding DUF1128 family protein has protein sequence MTNEQMIEEILDKMNIINRGAIKAEEYNRADATAVKEIYDYVMNRSSLSISEVDGIVEELGQLT, from the coding sequence ATGACGAACGAACAAATGATCGAGGAAATTCTCGACAAAATGAACATCATCAATCGCGGCGCCATCAAAGCCGAAGAATATAACCGCGCCGACGCCACCGCCGTGAAAGAGATTTATGACTACGTGATGAACCGATCATCATTGTCGATTTCTGAAGTCGACGGCATCGTCGAAGAACTCGGACAATTGACGTAA
- the rnc gene encoding ribonuclease III, with amino-acid sequence MTKDKRRFDRQGSAQRRRRNELERARIIEQFTGLEERLAVQFTNKELLMQAFTHSSYVNEQRGLKKDNERLEFLGDAVLELTVSRFLYETYPERSEGELTKLRAAIVCEPSLVNFAEAYAFSEFILLGKGEELTGGRKRPALLADVFESYIGALYLDQGIEPVEQFLAEAVFPKVLAGVFEEQTDYKSQLQESVQREGLGPVAYTIIEERGPAHSREFVAHARLSDDIVGEGIGRSKKEAEQIAAKEALIEFNRRYADL; translated from the coding sequence ATGACAAAGGATAAACGACGGTTTGACCGTCAAGGATCGGCGCAACGCCGTCGACGAAATGAATTGGAACGGGCCCGAATCATCGAACAGTTCACGGGACTCGAAGAACGACTCGCTGTACAGTTTACGAACAAAGAACTGTTGATGCAGGCGTTCACGCATTCTTCTTACGTCAATGAACAACGCGGTCTGAAAAAAGACAACGAGCGGTTAGAGTTTCTAGGAGATGCGGTGCTCGAGTTGACAGTGTCCCGCTTCTTGTATGAGACGTATCCGGAGCGCTCCGAGGGGGAATTAACGAAGTTACGGGCGGCCATCGTTTGTGAGCCTTCGCTCGTGAACTTTGCAGAAGCTTACGCTTTCTCTGAGTTCATCTTGCTTGGAAAAGGAGAAGAGTTGACCGGGGGACGCAAGCGCCCGGCCTTGCTCGCTGATGTGTTTGAATCGTACATCGGGGCGCTCTATCTCGACCAAGGGATCGAACCAGTCGAACAGTTCCTCGCCGAAGCGGTTTTTCCGAAAGTCTTGGCCGGTGTGTTTGAAGAGCAGACAGACTATAAGAGTCAGCTCCAAGAGAGCGTGCAACGAGAAGGGCTTGGCCCGGTGGCGTACACGATCATCGAAGAGCGAGGTCCGGCCCATAGCCGGGAGTTCGTCGCTCACGCCCGTCTGTCGGACGATATCGTCGGGGAAGGGATCGGACGTTCGAAGAAAGAAGCCGAGCAAATCGCGGCGAAAGAGGCGTTGATCGAGTTCAACCGTCGCTACGCCGACCTATAA
- the acpP gene encoding acyl carrier protein, whose protein sequence is MTKEQILVDVQAAVAEKLGKDVSEITADKSFKDDLGADSLEVMEMVMDLEDKFDITIEDEDAEKLATVGDVVAYIETKL, encoded by the coding sequence ATGACAAAAGAACAAATTTTAGTAGACGTACAAGCAGCAGTGGCAGAAAAGCTCGGGAAAGACGTATCTGAAATCACAGCCGACAAATCATTCAAAGACGACCTCGGCGCTGACTCGCTCGAAGTGATGGAAATGGTCATGGACCTCGAAGACAAGTTCGACATCACGATCGAAGACGAAGATGCAGAGAAACTCGCGACAGTTGGCGACGTTGTCGCATACATCGAAACTAAATTGTAA
- the fabG gene encoding 3-oxoacyl-[acyl-carrier-protein] reductase → MHDHVAIVTGASRGIGAAIAKRLGEDGFRVVVNYSGSVEKANAVVTAIEEAGGEAIAVQADVSNAEDVKTLVKAALDTFGRVDCLVNNAGITRDGLLMRMKENDFDAVLSTNLKGAFLTSQAVTRPLLKSTSGRIINIASVVGITGNAGQANYAAAKAGLIGLTKSVARELAGRHVTVNAVCPGFIQTDMTDALTEAQREATLGQIPFNRFGQVEDVANLVSFLASDQAAYVTGQTIAVDGGMTMA, encoded by the coding sequence GTGCATGACCATGTTGCAATCGTGACCGGCGCGTCCCGCGGGATCGGGGCCGCCATCGCGAAGCGTTTAGGGGAAGACGGCTTTCGGGTCGTCGTAAATTACTCGGGTAGTGTTGAGAAAGCGAACGCGGTCGTCACCGCGATCGAAGAAGCGGGCGGAGAAGCTATTGCCGTCCAAGCTGACGTCTCGAACGCCGAAGACGTGAAGACACTCGTCAAGGCGGCGCTCGACACGTTCGGTCGCGTCGATTGTCTCGTGAACAACGCCGGCATCACACGTGACGGCCTGCTCATGCGGATGAAAGAGAATGATTTTGATGCCGTTTTATCGACGAACTTGAAAGGTGCGTTTTTGACGTCACAGGCCGTGACGCGACCGCTCCTCAAGTCGACGTCAGGACGCATCATCAACATCGCCTCGGTCGTCGGGATCACGGGGAACGCGGGCCAAGCGAACTATGCGGCGGCGAAAGCAGGCCTCATCGGCTTGACGAAATCGGTGGCGCGCGAGCTCGCGGGTCGTCACGTCACCGTGAACGCCGTTTGTCCGGGCTTCATCCAGACCGATATGACCGATGCGCTCACGGAAGCACAGCGGGAAGCGACGCTCGGACAAATTCCGTTCAACCGTTTCGGACAAGTCGAAGACGTGGCCAACCTCGTCTCATTCCTTGCTTCCGATCAAGCCGCGTATGTCACCGGGCAGACGATCGCCGTCGACGGCGGCATGACGATGGCGTAA
- the fabD gene encoding ACP S-malonyltransferase codes for MGKTAWVFPGQGSQAVGMGQTFLNNPETLQTIGRRLGFDLLDVMAAGSKEDLQQTEVAQPAIVAHAASLALAYGETGATPDVVIGHSVGEYAALVIAGVIDLEEASVLVRERGKLMSEVKDGTMAAVIGMTDVAEAFHVTEKISASGNLVQIANYNCPGQFVISGHVDAVKQAETELKQAGAKRVLPLDVSGPFHSSYMMPAATRFKDVLASSPFKPASVGIISNVDADVHTDPDKLKALLTEQLYASVRFEYCVRKAIDAGVDTFIEFGPASPLSGLIKRIDKNVTIKQATTLEEVASLGGEVRA; via the coding sequence ATGGGGAAGACAGCATGGGTATTTCCAGGACAAGGGTCACAAGCCGTCGGCATGGGCCAAACGTTCTTAAACAATCCTGAAACGCTACAAACGATCGGTCGTCGCCTCGGGTTTGATTTACTCGACGTGATGGCGGCCGGGTCGAAAGAAGACTTGCAACAGACGGAAGTGGCGCAACCTGCCATCGTGGCGCATGCGGCGTCGCTCGCTCTCGCTTACGGTGAGACGGGTGCGACACCGGACGTCGTCATCGGGCATAGCGTCGGGGAGTATGCGGCACTCGTCATCGCGGGCGTCATCGACCTCGAAGAAGCGAGCGTGCTCGTCCGTGAGCGCGGTAAACTCATGTCAGAGGTGAAAGACGGAACGATGGCGGCGGTCATCGGGATGACCGATGTCGCTGAAGCGTTCCATGTGACAGAGAAAATCAGTGCTAGCGGTAACCTTGTACAAATCGCCAACTATAACTGTCCGGGCCAATTCGTCATCTCGGGACATGTCGATGCCGTCAAACAGGCGGAGACGGAATTGAAACAAGCCGGCGCGAAGCGTGTGTTACCGCTCGACGTGTCGGGACCGTTCCATAGCTCGTACATGATGCCGGCTGCGACGCGGTTCAAAGACGTGCTTGCCTCGTCACCGTTCAAACCGGCCTCGGTCGGGATCATCTCGAACGTCGATGCCGACGTGCACACGGACCCGGACAAGCTGAAAGCGCTCCTTACCGAGCAGCTGTATGCGTCTGTCCGTTTCGAGTATTGCGTCCGCAAAGCGATCGACGCAGGTGTCGATACGTTCATCGAGTTCGGCCCGGCGTCACCGCTTTCGGGTCTGATCAAGCGGATCGACAAGAATGTGACGATCAAGCAAGCGACGACGTTAGAAGAAGTGGCATCGTTAGGAGGAGAAGTTCGTGCATGA
- the plsX gene encoding phosphate acyltransferase PlsX, giving the protein MKLAIDAMGGDHAPKAIVEGVKQFVDRFPNDQMELFLVGDAVKLASYGLTDPRITIVPASEIITGEDEPVRAVRRKKDSSLVVAAQLVKDGKADALVSAGNTGALMAVSLFVIGRIPGIERPALSPTFPTYTGSGVVVLDVGANPDAKAEHLVDYAIMGSLYAEHVRGVKRPRVALLNIGTEAGKGNALTKEAFPLLEQAPVHFVGNVEAREAMSGDVDVIVTEGFAGNILLKGVEGSSSMLMKMLKEQFTSDLVSKLAALVLKPKLQKLKQTLDYREHGGAGLFGINAPVIKAHGSSDALAIMSALKQAKIMVEHDVVTKIKQAKETTD; this is encoded by the coding sequence ATGAAGTTAGCAATCGATGCAATGGGTGGGGATCATGCCCCGAAAGCGATCGTGGAAGGTGTCAAGCAATTCGTCGACCGCTTCCCGAACGACCAGATGGAATTATTTTTAGTCGGGGACGCGGTGAAACTTGCCTCTTACGGACTGACCGATCCGCGGATCACGATCGTCCCGGCGAGTGAAATCATCACCGGGGAAGACGAGCCGGTCCGGGCGGTACGCCGTAAAAAGGACAGCTCGCTCGTCGTGGCGGCCCAGCTCGTCAAAGACGGGAAGGCTGACGCGCTCGTGTCGGCCGGGAACACCGGGGCGCTCATGGCGGTCTCGTTGTTCGTCATCGGTCGGATTCCTGGAATCGAGCGGCCAGCACTTTCGCCAACGTTCCCTACATATACGGGTAGCGGTGTCGTCGTCTTAGACGTCGGGGCGAATCCTGACGCGAAGGCTGAACATTTGGTCGACTATGCGATCATGGGCTCACTCTATGCGGAGCATGTTCGCGGCGTCAAACGACCGCGTGTGGCGCTTCTCAACATCGGGACCGAGGCAGGAAAAGGAAATGCGCTAACAAAAGAAGCGTTCCCCCTCCTTGAACAGGCACCGGTCCACTTCGTCGGCAACGTCGAGGCCCGTGAGGCGATGTCAGGAGATGTCGATGTCATCGTGACCGAAGGGTTCGCCGGTAACATCTTGTTGAAAGGGGTCGAGGGCTCATCCTCGATGCTCATGAAAATGTTGAAAGAACAGTTCACGAGTGACCTTGTCTCGAAGCTTGCCGCTCTCGTCTTAAAGCCAAAGTTACAGAAATTAAAACAAACATTAGATTACCGTGAACATGGCGGGGCCGGCCTGTTCGGCATTAACGCCCCTGTCATTAAAGCACACGGGTCAAGTGACGCCCTTGCCATCATGAGCGCGCTCAAACAAGCGAAAATCATGGTCGAGCATGACGTCGTCACGAAAATCAAGCAAGCGAAAGAAACGACAGACTAA
- the fapR gene encoding transcription factor FapR produces the protein MRVPKKERQRLLQETIEQNPFIKDDELSKQFAVSIQTIRLDRMELKIPEVRERIKHVASEHLDEVKSLAMSEVIGDMIDLKLDESAISVLDIEREHVFSRNEIARGHVLFAQANSLAVALINDELALTTKAEIRFSRQVHLGERVVAKARVIKLRRDGRTDVTVDSYVGDECVFSGDFTIYRRGEEEQA, from the coding sequence ATGCGGGTACCTAAGAAAGAGCGGCAACGTTTGCTGCAAGAAACGATTGAACAAAACCCGTTCATTAAAGATGACGAGCTGTCGAAACAGTTCGCCGTCAGCATTCAAACGATTCGACTTGATCGGATGGAGCTCAAAATTCCAGAGGTGAGAGAACGGATCAAGCATGTTGCTTCAGAGCACCTTGATGAAGTGAAGTCGCTCGCGATGAGCGAGGTCATCGGTGATATGATTGACTTGAAACTCGACGAATCGGCCATCTCGGTTCTCGACATTGAGAGAGAACACGTCTTTAGCCGCAACGAAATCGCCCGTGGGCACGTATTGTTCGCCCAGGCCAACTCGTTAGCGGTGGCGCTCATCAATGATGAATTGGCGTTGACCACTAAAGCGGAAATCCGCTTCAGTCGCCAAGTCCATCTCGGTGAGCGAGTCGTTGCCAAGGCTCGTGTGATCAAACTGCGTCGGGACGGACGGACAGACGTCACAGTGGATAGTTATGTCGGCGATGAGTGTGTCTTTAGCGGAGACTTTACGATTTATCGTCGCGGTGAGGAGGAACAAGCATGA
- the recG gene encoding ATP-dependent DNA helicase RecG, whose amino-acid sequence MLKSESLTTLKGVGPEMAKKLEAMGLERIEDVLEHVPFRYENYNSGTVTTAVHGDLVKWSGTVQAEPLVRYYSKGKNRLQFRLLLEERYVVHVTMFNRAFYKDKLTLGSTVTVKGKWDMNRMTISATDLEFGELSDGLQPIYSLRSGLTQKNFSRIVKLAFDQTPTFDDRLPESIRERYRLQDRASMLKGMHFPESVDAYKQARRSYVYEECLLYQLKLQAFRKMERSGKGRALSLDKQQLNEFVKRLAFPLTGAQTRVIREIVDDLEKPERMNRLLQGDVGSGKTVVAAIALYATVRAGYQGALMVPTEILAEQHVTSLQALFEPYGMRVALLTSSVKGKARTELLAAIKAGDVDIIVGTHALIQGPVEFSSLHLAITDEQHRFGVEQRKMLRDKADLADVLYMTATPIPRTLAISAFGEMDVSTIDEMPAGRKPIETYWAKPDQIDRVHAMVERELALGRQAYVIAPLIEESDTLEVENATALYELLNERFRQYAVGLMHGKLSSAEKDEVMKSFSENALQILVSTTVVEVGVNVPNASLIIIHDAERFGLAQLHQLRGRVGRGAHQSYCLLVGDPKSDVGKLRLKTMTETNDGFVLAEKDLELRGAGDFFGTAQSGLPSFRVADPVLDLKVMEVAMQDAVRLLGSETFWHDEAYAPLRHYLKRLDLLVGERLE is encoded by the coding sequence ATGTTGAAAAGTGAGTCGCTGACGACGCTCAAAGGGGTCGGGCCGGAGATGGCCAAAAAATTAGAGGCGATGGGTCTCGAACGAATCGAGGACGTGCTAGAGCACGTCCCGTTTCGTTATGAGAATTATAATAGCGGGACAGTGACGACGGCCGTCCATGGCGACCTCGTCAAATGGAGCGGGACCGTTCAGGCCGAGCCGCTCGTCCGCTATTACAGCAAAGGGAAAAATCGCCTGCAGTTCCGACTGTTGCTCGAAGAGCGCTACGTCGTCCACGTGACGATGTTCAATCGGGCGTTTTACAAAGACAAGCTCACCCTCGGCTCGACCGTGACGGTCAAAGGTAAATGGGATATGAACCGGATGACCATCAGCGCGACCGACCTCGAGTTCGGAGAGCTGTCGGACGGGTTGCAGCCGATTTATTCATTGCGGTCCGGTCTGACCCAAAAAAACTTCAGCCGTATCGTCAAGCTCGCGTTCGACCAGACGCCGACGTTTGATGACCGGTTACCGGAATCGATCCGCGAACGTTATCGGTTGCAAGACCGAGCGTCGATGCTGAAAGGAATGCATTTCCCGGAATCGGTCGACGCTTATAAACAAGCCCGCCGCAGCTACGTGTACGAGGAGTGTCTGCTTTATCAACTGAAGTTGCAGGCGTTTCGCAAAATGGAGCGCTCGGGGAAAGGGCGAGCACTCAGCCTCGACAAACAGCAACTGAACGAGTTCGTCAAACGGCTCGCTTTTCCGCTCACAGGGGCCCAAACGAGAGTCATTCGCGAGATTGTCGACGATTTAGAGAAGCCCGAACGAATGAACCGATTGTTGCAAGGGGATGTCGGGAGCGGGAAGACCGTCGTTGCCGCGATCGCCTTGTATGCGACAGTACGCGCCGGCTACCAAGGGGCACTGATGGTCCCGACGGAAATTTTGGCCGAACAGCACGTCACCTCGCTCCAAGCGTTGTTCGAGCCGTACGGCATGCGCGTCGCGTTGCTGACGAGCTCGGTGAAAGGAAAAGCGCGGACGGAATTGCTCGCGGCCATCAAAGCGGGGGACGTCGACATCATCGTCGGTACACACGCCCTGATCCAAGGACCGGTCGAATTTTCAAGCCTGCACTTGGCCATCACCGATGAACAGCACCGGTTCGGGGTCGAACAACGGAAGATGCTTCGTGACAAGGCGGACCTCGCCGACGTCCTTTATATGACGGCGACACCGATCCCCCGCACGCTCGCCATTAGCGCGTTCGGGGAAATGGATGTGTCGACGATCGATGAGATGCCGGCCGGACGCAAGCCGATCGAGACGTACTGGGCGAAGCCTGACCAAATCGACCGTGTCCACGCGATGGTCGAGCGCGAACTTGCGCTCGGTCGCCAGGCGTACGTCATCGCGCCGCTCATCGAGGAGTCAGATACGCTCGAGGTGGAAAATGCGACCGCTTTGTATGAATTATTAAATGAACGCTTCCGACAGTATGCGGTCGGTCTCATGCACGGGAAGCTATCAAGTGCCGAAAAAGACGAGGTCATGAAGTCGTTCTCAGAGAACGCGCTACAAATCCTCGTCTCGACGACGGTCGTCGAGGTCGGAGTGAACGTGCCGAACGCCTCGCTCATCATCATTCATGACGCCGAGCGGTTCGGGCTCGCCCAATTGCACCAATTAAGAGGACGGGTCGGGCGTGGTGCGCATCAGTCTTATTGCCTGTTAGTCGGGGACCCGAAGTCGGACGTCGGTAAGTTGCGCTTGAAGACGATGACGGAGACGAACGATGGCTTTGTCTTGGCTGAGAAAGACCTTGAGCTCCGCGGGGCCGGTGATTTCTTCGGTACGGCCCAAAGCGGGCTGCCGAGTTTCCGTGTCGCCGACCCGGTGCTCGATTTAAAAGTGATGGAAGTGGCGATGCAAGACGCCGTCCGGTTGCTCGGCAGTGAGACGTTTTGGCATGACGAGGCATACGCGCCGCTTCGTCACTATTTGAAGCGGCTCGACTTGCTCGTCGGGGAAAGGTTAGAATAA